The Bos indicus x Bos taurus breed Angus x Brahman F1 hybrid chromosome 15, Bos_hybrid_MaternalHap_v2.0, whole genome shotgun sequence genome includes a window with the following:
- the RCN1 gene encoding reticulocalbin-1 codes for MARGGRGRHLGLALGLLLALLLAPPALWAKPTVRKERVVRPDSDLGERPAEDNQSFQYDHEAFLGKEDSKTFDQLTSEESKERLGKIVDRIDSDGDGFVTTEELKTWIKRVQKRYIYDNVAKVWKDYDRDKDDKISWEEYKQATYGYYLGNPTEFQDTSDHHTFKKMLPRDERRFKAADLDSDQTATREEFTAFLHPEEFEHMKEIVVLETLEDIDKNGDGFVDQDEYIADMFSHEESGPEPDWVLSEREQFNEFRDLNKDGKLDKDEIRHWILPQDYDHAQAEARHLVYESDKNKDEKLTKEEILDNWNMFVGSQATNYGEDLTKNHDEL; via the exons ATGGCGCGCGGCGGCCGCGGTCGCCACCTGGGGCTGGCCCTGGGGCTGCTGTTGGCGCTGCTGCTGGCGCCTCCGGCGCTGTGGGCCAAGCCCACCGTGCGCAAGGAGCGCGTGGTGCGGCCCGACTCGGACCTGGGCGAGCGGCCGGCCGAGGACAACCAGAGCTTCCAGTACGACCACGAGGCCTTCCTGGGCAAGGAGGACTCCAAGACCTTCGACCAGCTCACCTCGGAGGAGAGCAAGGAGAGGCTGGG gaAAATTGTTGATCGAATTGACAGTGATGGAGACGGCTTTGTCACCACCGAGGAGCTGAAAACCTGGATCAAACGGGTGCAGAAAAGGTACATCTATGATAATGTCGCCAAAGTCTGGAAGGATTATGATCGGGACAAAGACGATAAAATTTCCTGGGAAGAATACAAGCAAGCCACCTATGGTTACTACCTAG GAAACCCCACAGAGTTTCAGGATACCTCAGATCATCACACCTTTAAAAAGATGCTGCCACGGGACGAGAGAAGGTTCAAGGCTGCAGACCTCGATAGTGACCAGACAGCCACCCGGGAGGAGTTCACCGCCTTTCTGCATCCTGAGGAGTTTGAGCATATGAAGGAAATTGTGGTTTTG GAAACTCTGGAGGACATCGACAAGAATGGGGACGGCTTTGTGGATCAGGATGAGTATATTG CTGATATGTTTTCCCACGAGGAGAGTGGCCCTGAGCCAGACTGGGTACTGTCAGAACGGGAGCAGTTTAATGAATTCCGGGATCTGAACAAGGATGGGAAGCTGGACAAAGATGAGATTCGTCACTGGATCCTTCCCCAAGACTACGACCACGCGCAGGCCGAGGCCAGGCACCTGGTGTACGAGTCAGACAAAAACAAG GATGAAAAGCTCACTAAAGAGGAGATCTTAGACAACTGGAACATGTTTGTTGGAAGCCAAGCTACCAATTATGGGGAAGACCTCACCAAAAACCACGATGAGCTCTGA